In Gemmatimonadota bacterium, the following are encoded in one genomic region:
- a CDS encoding TolC family protein, whose product MIRILVYILAASLISGPVLAQGPGGLVQADRADQADDQVDDQAVQAVQAVQAVQAVRMTLDQCVDRALRVSPDIEQAVLTVEGLEARLSEARFAGITPRLEWTNIFGPAPGIEGDTEEIETIRSDLGDLGVFSRTQIELVQPLYTFGKLSNAKKAAGYGLEAGEAAVESRKFDVAFQVRKLFYGLVLARELSDIILDSVEKVQEARDRVNEMIEEDSEDVGQNDLLKIDVFEFEVQQSRARAEKSIELGRAALKALLEIDRSIDFDIVHTAADTETADLDELDVYVERAKNRRYDIRQLRAGVLARRALLKVARSDFYPQIALAGSLQWGIAPHRPELDNPFLRDEFNFLRGGAVITLRQNFNFGLTRAKYIARKVELEALESKESQAMSAVALQVEQTYRDVIEARTNVVNSDRALRSARAWLTSAQLGFDVTGDSSELLDAFTAHAKMQHAHRQSLYQYRVSLAELDHVTGNEVYNGRR is encoded by the coding sequence GTGATTCGTATTCTGGTCTACATCCTGGCGGCATCGCTGATCTCGGGGCCTGTATTGGCGCAGGGACCGGGCGGACTCGTTCAGGCCGACCGGGCTGACCAGGCTGACGACCAGGTTGATGACCAGGCTGTCCAGGCTGTCCAGGCTGTCCAGGCTGTCCAGGCTGTCCGGATGACGCTGGATCAATGCGTGGACCGGGCGTTGCGGGTCAGTCCGGACATCGAACAGGCGGTCCTTACCGTCGAGGGTCTTGAAGCCAGGTTGAGCGAAGCGAGATTCGCGGGCATCACACCCCGGTTGGAGTGGACCAATATCTTCGGTCCCGCGCCGGGTATAGAAGGCGATACGGAAGAGATCGAGACCATCCGGAGTGACCTGGGCGACCTAGGCGTTTTCTCACGCACGCAGATCGAGCTGGTCCAGCCGCTGTACACCTTCGGGAAGCTCAGTAATGCGAAGAAGGCGGCCGGGTACGGTCTCGAAGCGGGGGAGGCGGCCGTGGAATCCCGGAAATTCGACGTGGCGTTCCAGGTGAGGAAGTTATTCTACGGTCTCGTACTGGCCAGGGAACTCAGTGACATCATCCTGGATAGCGTAGAAAAGGTACAGGAGGCCCGGGACCGCGTAAACGAGATGATCGAGGAAGACTCGGAAGACGTCGGCCAGAACGACCTGTTGAAAATCGATGTCTTTGAATTCGAAGTGCAGCAGAGCCGGGCGCGGGCCGAGAAGTCGATCGAACTGGGGAGGGCGGCGCTGAAGGCCTTGCTCGAAATAGATCGGTCCATCGATTTCGATATCGTCCATACGGCCGCGGATACCGAAACGGCGGACCTCGATGAACTGGACGTTTATGTAGAAAGGGCGAAGAACCGGCGGTACGACATCCGGCAACTGAGGGCCGGAGTGCTGGCCCGCCGGGCGCTGCTGAAGGTGGCCAGGAGCGACTTCTACCCCCAGATTGCCCTGGCGGGATCACTTCAGTGGGGTATCGCGCCGCACAGGCCGGAGCTCGACAATCCTTTTCTCCGGGACGAGTTCAATTTCCTTCGCGGCGGCGCCGTGATTACCTTGCGCCAGAACTTCAATTTCGGCCTGACACGCGCCAAATATATTGCCCGGAAAGTGGAACTGGAAGCGCTGGAGAGCAAGGAATCCCAGGCGATGAGCGCGGTCGCGCTGCAGGTGGAGCAGACCTACCGCGACGTGATCGAGGCCCGTACCAACGTGGTCAACAGCGACCGGGCGCTCCGCTCCGCCAGGGCATGGCTGACATCGGCTCAACTGGGTTTCGACGTTACCGGAGACAGTTCGGAACTGCTGGACGCTTTCACCGCGCATGCGAAGATGCAACATGCGCACAGGCAGTCGCTGTACCAGTACCGGGTTTCGCTGGCCGAACTCGATCATGTGACCGGCAACGAGGTTTACAATGGACGGCGTTAA
- a CDS encoding ABC transporter substrate-binding protein, with the protein MQVNRRAVRRLGRLAAWAAVSLLAFGSYAQEYSPIETLKQRDAALRALDGAATEAAMDSLVRHAVVSGFDFERHSRISLGRHWRERTDAEREEFVSVLRRWTESRALDKLRKRSDRTTYDGEETRGSRSLVRTTVWYKGTKTLVDYKMELKAGEWLIYDMVIDGASVALANRDAFYKKISRTSYDELLNTLRAKTLEIE; encoded by the coding sequence ATGCAAGTGAATCGCCGTGCGGTCCGCCGCCTGGGACGCCTTGCCGCCTGGGCTGCGGTGTCGCTGCTGGCTTTTGGGAGTTACGCGCAGGAATACTCGCCCATCGAGACGCTGAAACAGCGGGACGCCGCGCTACGCGCCCTGGACGGGGCCGCCACCGAAGCGGCAATGGACAGCCTGGTGCGCCATGCCGTCGTCTCAGGGTTCGATTTCGAGCGGCACAGCCGCATTTCACTCGGCAGACACTGGCGGGAGCGGACGGACGCCGAACGGGAGGAGTTCGTTTCGGTCCTGCGAAGGTGGACCGAAAGCCGGGCCCTGGACAAGCTGCGCAAGCGGTCGGACAGGACGACCTACGACGGGGAAGAGACCCGGGGCAGCCGCTCGCTGGTGAGAACGACGGTATGGTACAAGGGCACCAAAACCCTCGTCGACTACAAGATGGAGCTGAAAGCGGGGGAATGGCTCATCTATGACATGGTCATCGACGGGGCGAGCGTTGCGCTGGCCAACCGGGACGCATTCTACAAGAAAATCAGCAGGACATCCTACGACGAACTGCTCAACACTCTCCGTGCGAAAACCCTTGAAATCGAATAG
- a CDS encoding DUF3047 domain-containing protein, with amino-acid sequence MNHRRAGTGMERGLPTDRARGTLTVMEGGIPAGKARGWPAGRTFGLLAGAVLLICAAFIDPPSVYRTDTETQVLSPREFGMVGASWTAWTAWPRTAAFVPGVAWADHADYAFPPQRGDDQGKSITIEAFDDSAPGGFPLTWKAWRGNDDQARSLYTIREEKGNRYLHAADDGTSIIILKPVSEWDANKYPVLSWRWRATVLPEGGDERIRTKNDSSVAVYVVLDQNFIGVPKTLKYVWSTTAPVGTHYRREGIGRPHVIVLESGKEKLGQWVEESVDVHADYVRIFGKKPPRKAVGIGILTDGNATGSDSRGDYDDFVVHRRDTGS; translated from the coding sequence ATGAACCATAGACGTGCGGGGACGGGCATGGAGCGTGGTTTACCGACGGACAGGGCGCGGGGAACGTTGACGGTCATGGAGGGTGGAATTCCAGCGGGCAAAGCGCGGGGCTGGCCGGCCGGCCGGACCTTCGGTTTGCTGGCGGGCGCCGTCCTGCTGATCTGCGCCGCGTTCATCGATCCACCTTCAGTCTATCGCACGGACACGGAAACACAGGTGCTGTCGCCCCGGGAGTTCGGGATGGTCGGGGCATCCTGGACGGCCTGGACGGCCTGGCCGCGGACCGCCGCGTTCGTTCCGGGCGTCGCGTGGGCGGACCATGCGGACTATGCGTTCCCTCCCCAGCGGGGCGATGACCAAGGAAAGTCCATCACGATCGAAGCCTTCGACGATTCGGCCCCGGGCGGCTTCCCCCTGACCTGGAAAGCCTGGCGGGGCAACGACGACCAGGCCCGCAGTCTGTACACGATCCGGGAGGAGAAGGGCAACCGGTATCTCCACGCGGCCGACGACGGCACCTCCATCATCATTCTCAAGCCAGTCAGCGAATGGGATGCAAATAAATACCCGGTGCTGTCCTGGCGGTGGAGGGCGACGGTCCTGCCCGAAGGCGGCGATGAACGCATCCGTACCAAAAACGACAGTTCCGTGGCCGTATACGTGGTCCTGGACCAGAACTTCATCGGCGTGCCCAAGACCCTGAAATATGTCTGGAGCACCACCGCGCCGGTCGGCACCCACTACCGCCGCGAAGGCATCGGCCGCCCCCACGTGATCGTGCTCGAGAGCGGGAAGGAGAAGCTCGGACAGTGGGTCGAGGAGTCGGTCGACGTGCATGCGGACTATGTCCGTATCTTTGGGAAGAAGCCGCCCCGGAAAGCCGTAGGGATCGGCATTCTGACGGATGGCAACGCGACGGGATCGGACTCCAGGGGAGATTACGACGATTTCGTGGTTCATCGACGGGACACCGGATCCTGA